The following are encoded together in the Equus quagga isolate Etosha38 chromosome 1, UCLA_HA_Equagga_1.0, whole genome shotgun sequence genome:
- the HDAC11 gene encoding histone deacetylase 11 isoform X3 produces the protein MPHSTQLYQHVPETRWPIVYSPRYNITFMGLEKLHPFDAGKWGKVISFLKEENLLSDSMLVEAREASDEDLLVVHTRRYLNELKWSFAVATITEIPPVIFLPNFLVQRKVLKPLRTQTGGTIMAGKLAVERGWAINVGGGFHHCSSDRGGGFCAYADITLAIKFLFERVEGVSRATIVDLDAHQGNGHERDFMNDKRVYIMDVYNRHIYPGDRFAKQAIRRKVELEWGTEDDEYLGKVERNLKKALQEHPPDVVVYNAGTDVLEGDRLGGLSISPQGIVKRDELVFRIVRGLQVPILMVTSGGYQKRTARIIADSILNLCGLGLIGPETPSVLAQNSDSPLLPPEVP, from the exons AT GCCACACTCAACCCAACTGTACCAGCATGTGCCGGAGACACGCTGGCCCATTGTGTACTCACCGCGCTACAACATAACCTTCATGGGCCTGGAGAAACTGCACCCCTTTGACGCGGGAAAATGGGGCAAAGTGATCAGCTTCCTAAAAG AAGAGAATCTTCTGTCAGACAGCATGCTGGTGGAGGCACGGGAGGCCTCGGACGAGGACCTGCTGGTGGTGCACACGAGGCGCTATCTGAACGAGCTGAAG TGGTCCTTTGCTGTCGCGACCATCACAGAAATCCCCCCTGTCATCTTCCTCCCCAACTTCCTTGTGCAGAGGAAGGTGCTGAAGCCCCTTCGGACCCAGACAGGAGGAACCATAATG GCGGGGAAGCTGGCCGTGGAGCGAGGCTGGGCCATCAACGTGG GTGGCGGCTTCCATCACTGCTCCAGCGACCGGGGCGGGGGCTTCTGCGCCTATGCCGACATCACACTCGCCATCAAG TTTCTGTTTGAGCGAGTGGAGGGCGTCTCCAGAGCCACCATCGTTGATCTGGATGCCCATCAG GGCAATGGGCATGAACGGGACTTCATGAATGACAAGCGCGTGTACATCATGGACGTCTACAACCGCCACATCTACCCCGGGGACCGCTTTGCCAAAC AGGCCATCAGGCGGAAGGTGGAGCTGGAGTGGGGCACGGAGGATGACGAGTACCTGGGTAAAGTGGAGAGGAACCTCAAGAAAGCCCTCCAGGAGCATCCACCCGACGTGGTGGTATACAACGCGGGCACCGACGTCCTGGAGGGTGACCGCCTTGGGGGGCTGTCCATCAGCCCACAG GGCATCGTGAAGCGGGACGAACTGGTGTTCAGGATTGTCCGAGGCCTCCAGGTGCCCATCCTCATGGTGACCTCGGGCGGGTACCAGAAGCGCACGGCCCGCATCATCGCGGACTCTATCCTTAATCTGTGTGGCCTGGGCCTCATCGGGCCCGAGACACCCAGCGTCTTGGCACAGAACTCAGACTCGCCTCTGCTGCCCCCTGAGGTGCCCTGA
- the HDAC11 gene encoding histone deacetylase 11 isoform X2, with protein MSRPHSTQLYQHVPETRWPIVYSPRYNITFMGLEKLHPFDAGKWGKVISFLKEENLLSDSMLVEAREASDEDLLVVHTRRYLNELKWSFAVATITEIPPVIFLPNFLVQRKVLKPLRTQTGGTIMAGKLAVERGWAINVGGGFHHCSSDRGGGFCAYADITLAIKFLFERVEGVSRATIVDLDAHQGNGHERDFMNDKRVYIMDVYNRHIYPGDRFAKQAIRRKVELEWGTEDDEYLGKVERNLKKALQEHPPDVVVYNAGTDVLEGDRLGGLSISPQGIVKRDELVFRIVRGLQVPILMVTSGGYQKRTARIIADSILNLCGLGLIGPETPSVLAQNSDSPLLPPEVP; from the exons ATGTCCAG GCCACACTCAACCCAACTGTACCAGCATGTGCCGGAGACACGCTGGCCCATTGTGTACTCACCGCGCTACAACATAACCTTCATGGGCCTGGAGAAACTGCACCCCTTTGACGCGGGAAAATGGGGCAAAGTGATCAGCTTCCTAAAAG AAGAGAATCTTCTGTCAGACAGCATGCTGGTGGAGGCACGGGAGGCCTCGGACGAGGACCTGCTGGTGGTGCACACGAGGCGCTATCTGAACGAGCTGAAG TGGTCCTTTGCTGTCGCGACCATCACAGAAATCCCCCCTGTCATCTTCCTCCCCAACTTCCTTGTGCAGAGGAAGGTGCTGAAGCCCCTTCGGACCCAGACAGGAGGAACCATAATG GCGGGGAAGCTGGCCGTGGAGCGAGGCTGGGCCATCAACGTGG GTGGCGGCTTCCATCACTGCTCCAGCGACCGGGGCGGGGGCTTCTGCGCCTATGCCGACATCACACTCGCCATCAAG TTTCTGTTTGAGCGAGTGGAGGGCGTCTCCAGAGCCACCATCGTTGATCTGGATGCCCATCAG GGCAATGGGCATGAACGGGACTTCATGAATGACAAGCGCGTGTACATCATGGACGTCTACAACCGCCACATCTACCCCGGGGACCGCTTTGCCAAAC AGGCCATCAGGCGGAAGGTGGAGCTGGAGTGGGGCACGGAGGATGACGAGTACCTGGGTAAAGTGGAGAGGAACCTCAAGAAAGCCCTCCAGGAGCATCCACCCGACGTGGTGGTATACAACGCGGGCACCGACGTCCTGGAGGGTGACCGCCTTGGGGGGCTGTCCATCAGCCCACAG GGCATCGTGAAGCGGGACGAACTGGTGTTCAGGATTGTCCGAGGCCTCCAGGTGCCCATCCTCATGGTGACCTCGGGCGGGTACCAGAAGCGCACGGCCCGCATCATCGCGGACTCTATCCTTAATCTGTGTGGCCTGGGCCTCATCGGGCCCGAGACACCCAGCGTCTTGGCACAGAACTCAGACTCGCCTCTGCTGCCCCCTGAGGTGCCCTGA
- the HDAC11 gene encoding histone deacetylase 11 isoform X1, with protein MCWCLAGVEGAGQEPVLSKELLLSFMLLLSGPLSAAEGASGTGSGLFGESKLAGGEGKLLSTLSLPHLCVCPYACGRPHSTQLYQHVPETRWPIVYSPRYNITFMGLEKLHPFDAGKWGKVISFLKEENLLSDSMLVEAREASDEDLLVVHTRRYLNELKWSFAVATITEIPPVIFLPNFLVQRKVLKPLRTQTGGTIMAGKLAVERGWAINVGGGFHHCSSDRGGGFCAYADITLAIKFLFERVEGVSRATIVDLDAHQGNGHERDFMNDKRVYIMDVYNRHIYPGDRFAKQAIRRKVELEWGTEDDEYLGKVERNLKKALQEHPPDVVVYNAGTDVLEGDRLGGLSISPQGIVKRDELVFRIVRGLQVPILMVTSGGYQKRTARIIADSILNLCGLGLIGPETPSVLAQNSDSPLLPPEVP; from the exons ATGTGCTGGTgcctggctggggtggagggtgcGGGGCAAGAGCCAGTGCTCAGTAAGGAGCTGCTTTTGTCGTTCATGCTGTTGCTGAGTGGCCCTCTTTCTGCAGCTGAGGGAGCTAGTGGTACTGGGTCAGGGCTGTTTGGTGAATCAAAGTTGGCTGGCGGGGAGGGGAAGCTGCTTTCCACACTGAGCCTGCcccatctgtgtgtctgtccctaTGCATGTGGAAGGCCACACTCAACCCAACTGTACCAGCATGTGCCGGAGACACGCTGGCCCATTGTGTACTCACCGCGCTACAACATAACCTTCATGGGCCTGGAGAAACTGCACCCCTTTGACGCGGGAAAATGGGGCAAAGTGATCAGCTTCCTAAAAG AAGAGAATCTTCTGTCAGACAGCATGCTGGTGGAGGCACGGGAGGCCTCGGACGAGGACCTGCTGGTGGTGCACACGAGGCGCTATCTGAACGAGCTGAAG TGGTCCTTTGCTGTCGCGACCATCACAGAAATCCCCCCTGTCATCTTCCTCCCCAACTTCCTTGTGCAGAGGAAGGTGCTGAAGCCCCTTCGGACCCAGACAGGAGGAACCATAATG GCGGGGAAGCTGGCCGTGGAGCGAGGCTGGGCCATCAACGTGG GTGGCGGCTTCCATCACTGCTCCAGCGACCGGGGCGGGGGCTTCTGCGCCTATGCCGACATCACACTCGCCATCAAG TTTCTGTTTGAGCGAGTGGAGGGCGTCTCCAGAGCCACCATCGTTGATCTGGATGCCCATCAG GGCAATGGGCATGAACGGGACTTCATGAATGACAAGCGCGTGTACATCATGGACGTCTACAACCGCCACATCTACCCCGGGGACCGCTTTGCCAAAC AGGCCATCAGGCGGAAGGTGGAGCTGGAGTGGGGCACGGAGGATGACGAGTACCTGGGTAAAGTGGAGAGGAACCTCAAGAAAGCCCTCCAGGAGCATCCACCCGACGTGGTGGTATACAACGCGGGCACCGACGTCCTGGAGGGTGACCGCCTTGGGGGGCTGTCCATCAGCCCACAG GGCATCGTGAAGCGGGACGAACTGGTGTTCAGGATTGTCCGAGGCCTCCAGGTGCCCATCCTCATGGTGACCTCGGGCGGGTACCAGAAGCGCACGGCCCGCATCATCGCGGACTCTATCCTTAATCTGTGTGGCCTGGGCCTCATCGGGCCCGAGACACCCAGCGTCTTGGCACAGAACTCAGACTCGCCTCTGCTGCCCCCTGAGGTGCCCTGA
- the HDAC11 gene encoding histone deacetylase 11 isoform X4 yields the protein MGLEKLHPFDAGKWGKVISFLKEENLLSDSMLVEAREASDEDLLVVHTRRYLNELKWSFAVATITEIPPVIFLPNFLVQRKVLKPLRTQTGGTIMAGKLAVERGWAINVGGGFHHCSSDRGGGFCAYADITLAIKFLFERVEGVSRATIVDLDAHQGNGHERDFMNDKRVYIMDVYNRHIYPGDRFAKQAIRRKVELEWGTEDDEYLGKVERNLKKALQEHPPDVVVYNAGTDVLEGDRLGGLSISPQGIVKRDELVFRIVRGLQVPILMVTSGGYQKRTARIIADSILNLCGLGLIGPETPSVLAQNSDSPLLPPEVP from the exons ATGGGCCTGGAGAAACTGCACCCCTTTGACGCGGGAAAATGGGGCAAAGTGATCAGCTTCCTAAAAG AAGAGAATCTTCTGTCAGACAGCATGCTGGTGGAGGCACGGGAGGCCTCGGACGAGGACCTGCTGGTGGTGCACACGAGGCGCTATCTGAACGAGCTGAAG TGGTCCTTTGCTGTCGCGACCATCACAGAAATCCCCCCTGTCATCTTCCTCCCCAACTTCCTTGTGCAGAGGAAGGTGCTGAAGCCCCTTCGGACCCAGACAGGAGGAACCATAATG GCGGGGAAGCTGGCCGTGGAGCGAGGCTGGGCCATCAACGTGG GTGGCGGCTTCCATCACTGCTCCAGCGACCGGGGCGGGGGCTTCTGCGCCTATGCCGACATCACACTCGCCATCAAG TTTCTGTTTGAGCGAGTGGAGGGCGTCTCCAGAGCCACCATCGTTGATCTGGATGCCCATCAG GGCAATGGGCATGAACGGGACTTCATGAATGACAAGCGCGTGTACATCATGGACGTCTACAACCGCCACATCTACCCCGGGGACCGCTTTGCCAAAC AGGCCATCAGGCGGAAGGTGGAGCTGGAGTGGGGCACGGAGGATGACGAGTACCTGGGTAAAGTGGAGAGGAACCTCAAGAAAGCCCTCCAGGAGCATCCACCCGACGTGGTGGTATACAACGCGGGCACCGACGTCCTGGAGGGTGACCGCCTTGGGGGGCTGTCCATCAGCCCACAG GGCATCGTGAAGCGGGACGAACTGGTGTTCAGGATTGTCCGAGGCCTCCAGGTGCCCATCCTCATGGTGACCTCGGGCGGGTACCAGAAGCGCACGGCCCGCATCATCGCGGACTCTATCCTTAATCTGTGTGGCCTGGGCCTCATCGGGCCCGAGACACCCAGCGTCTTGGCACAGAACTCAGACTCGCCTCTGCTGCCCCCTGAGGTGCCCTGA
- the HDAC11 gene encoding histone deacetylase 11 isoform X5 translates to MLVEAREASDEDLLVVHTRRYLNELKWSFAVATITEIPPVIFLPNFLVQRKVLKPLRTQTGGTIMAGKLAVERGWAINVGGGFHHCSSDRGGGFCAYADITLAIKFLFERVEGVSRATIVDLDAHQGNGHERDFMNDKRVYIMDVYNRHIYPGDRFAKQAIRRKVELEWGTEDDEYLGKVERNLKKALQEHPPDVVVYNAGTDVLEGDRLGGLSISPQGIVKRDELVFRIVRGLQVPILMVTSGGYQKRTARIIADSILNLCGLGLIGPETPSVLAQNSDSPLLPPEVP, encoded by the exons ATGCTGGTGGAGGCACGGGAGGCCTCGGACGAGGACCTGCTGGTGGTGCACACGAGGCGCTATCTGAACGAGCTGAAG TGGTCCTTTGCTGTCGCGACCATCACAGAAATCCCCCCTGTCATCTTCCTCCCCAACTTCCTTGTGCAGAGGAAGGTGCTGAAGCCCCTTCGGACCCAGACAGGAGGAACCATAATG GCGGGGAAGCTGGCCGTGGAGCGAGGCTGGGCCATCAACGTGG GTGGCGGCTTCCATCACTGCTCCAGCGACCGGGGCGGGGGCTTCTGCGCCTATGCCGACATCACACTCGCCATCAAG TTTCTGTTTGAGCGAGTGGAGGGCGTCTCCAGAGCCACCATCGTTGATCTGGATGCCCATCAG GGCAATGGGCATGAACGGGACTTCATGAATGACAAGCGCGTGTACATCATGGACGTCTACAACCGCCACATCTACCCCGGGGACCGCTTTGCCAAAC AGGCCATCAGGCGGAAGGTGGAGCTGGAGTGGGGCACGGAGGATGACGAGTACCTGGGTAAAGTGGAGAGGAACCTCAAGAAAGCCCTCCAGGAGCATCCACCCGACGTGGTGGTATACAACGCGGGCACCGACGTCCTGGAGGGTGACCGCCTTGGGGGGCTGTCCATCAGCCCACAG GGCATCGTGAAGCGGGACGAACTGGTGTTCAGGATTGTCCGAGGCCTCCAGGTGCCCATCCTCATGGTGACCTCGGGCGGGTACCAGAAGCGCACGGCCCGCATCATCGCGGACTCTATCCTTAATCTGTGTGGCCTGGGCCTCATCGGGCCCGAGACACCCAGCGTCTTGGCACAGAACTCAGACTCGCCTCTGCTGCCCCCTGAGGTGCCCTGA